The following coding sequences are from one Triticum aestivum cultivar Chinese Spring chromosome 5A, IWGSC CS RefSeq v2.1, whole genome shotgun sequence window:
- the LOC123104228 gene encoding wall-associated receptor kinase 2 produces the protein MAMFAVLLLLAAPLLPPAAAQRPPGCRRQCGNVTVPYPFGIGARCHRAEGRGFRLECDDTRRPPRLTVAGYGHEVVAISLASAEATVLLNASRACYDRASGSGRVLGRREYPMALNGSAFLFSSMKSKFVAIGCPDLAYFVDDGGYYVTGCMSVCRPSERALPGSCRGDDGCCQSNIPLGLASYRPHLRSFGRRQQQQGGTFLANSTGCAYAFMVDAWWFWYAGSHFNRTGDFAVPVVLDWAIRGAGAGASCAAVRENATAYACRSAHSVCLDSTNGPGYVCNCSSGYEGNPYVLGGCIDVDECARHDLYPCYGVCTNTPGSYLCTCPKGWSGNSTVQDGCHQQDKFTLALKAVTGVSIGVFMVILACFWAHLSLQKRRMLRAKQRFFEQNGGLLLQQHLGSLASSGVAFKIFSEEEIKKATGNFDEARVLGRGGNGVVYRGVLPGAGGSTTVAIKRSRVADEKQLKEFSKEMLILSQINHRNVVKLLGCCLEVEVPMLVYEYVPNGSLHRYIHGGGGKSEAPLPPGERLRVAAESAHALAYMHSSASPPILHGDVKSANILLDGELTAKVSDFGASRLAPADEAQVATLVQGTCGYLDPEYLLTCQLTCKSDVYSFAVVLLELLTGRKAFCPDGPEEDDTSLAFSFVTAVQGGRHREIMDGNVREELGDEVIDDAAELVIRCLSLTGEERPTMMEVADKIERLRSCACRNATV, from the exons ATGGCAATGTTTGCCGTTCTGCTGCTGCTGGCAGCGCCGCTGCTTCCACCGGCAGCAGCGCAGCGGCCGCCGGGGTGCCGGCGGCAGTGCGGCAACGTGACCGTCCCCTACCCCTTCGGAATCGGAGCGCGCTGCCACCGTGCCGAGGGCCGTGGGTTCCGGCTCGAGTGCGACGACACGCGCCGCCCACCGCGCCTGACCGTGGCCGGCTACGGCCACGAGGTGGTTGCCATCTCGCTCGCCTCCGCCGAGGCCACCGTGCTGCTCAACGCCAGCCGCGCCTGCTACGACCGTGCCTCCGGCTCCGGCCGCGTTCTTGGCCGGCGGGAGTACCCTATGGCCCTCAACGGCAGCGCCTTCCTCTTCTCCTCCATGAAGAGCAAGTTCGTGGCCATCGGCTGCCCCGACCTGGCCTACTTCGTGGACGACGGGGGGTACTACGTGACCGGGTGCATGTCGGTGTGCCGGCCGTCGGAGCGCGCGCTGCCCGGGTCGTGCCGGGGCGACGACGGCTGCTGCCAGAGCAACATCCCGCTGGGGCTGGCCTCCTACCGCCCGCACCTCCGCAGCTTCGGCCGGCGCCAGCAGCAGCAGGGAGGGACGTTCCTGGCCAACTCCACGGGCTGCGCCTACGCGTTCATGGTGGACGCCTGGTGGTTCTGGTACGCCGGCTCCCACTTCAACAGGACGGGCGACTTCGCCGTGCCCGTCGTGCTGGACTGGGCCATCAGAGGCGCCGGCGCCGGGGCCTCCTGCGCCGCCGTGCGGGAGAACGCCACCGCCTACGCGTGCCGGAGCGCGCACAGCGTGTGCCTGGACTCGACCAACGGCCCGGGCTACGTCTGCAACTGCAGCAGCGGCTACGAGGGGAACCCCTATGTCCTCGGCGGCTGCATCG ATGTGGACGAATGCGCGCGACATGATCTGTACCCGTGCTACGGCGTGTGTACCAACACGCCAGGCAGCTACCTCTGCACATGCCccaaggggtggagtggaaactcTACCGTGCAGGATGGTTGCCACCAGCAAGACAAATTCACATTAGCGTTGAAGGCTGTCACAG GTGTAAGCATAGGAGTGTTCATGGTGATCCTGGCGTGCTTCTGGGCACACCTGAGTCTTCAGAAGAGGAGGATGCTGAGAGCAAAGCAGAGGTTCTTCGAGCAGAACGGTGGCCTCCTCCTGCAGCAGCACCTGGGTTCGCTGGCCAGCTCCGGCGTGGCGTTCAAGATCTTTTCCGAGGAGGAGATCAAGAAGGCCACCGGCAACTTCGACGAGGCGCGGGTCCTCGGCCGAGGAGGCAACGGTGTGGTCTACAGGGGCGTCCTCCCCGGCGCCGGCGGCTCCACCACCGTTGCCATCAAGAGGTCCAGGGTGGCCGATGAGAAGCAGCTCAAGGAGTTCTCCAAGGAGATGCTGATCCTCTCGCAGATCAACCACAGGAACGTGGTGAAGCTGCTGGGATGCTGCCTCGAGGTCGAGGTGCCCATGCTCGTCTACGAGTACGTCCCCAACGGCAGCCTCCACCGCTATatccacggcggcggcggcaagagcGAGGCGCCCTTGCCGCCCGGGGAGCGCCTTCGCGTCGCCGCCGAGTCGGCGCACGCGCTCGCGTACATGCACTCGTCCGCCTCGCCCCCGATCCTGCACGGCGACGTCAAGTCCGCAAACATCCTGCTCGACGGCGAGCTCACCGCCAAGGTCTCCGACTTCGGCGCGTCAAGGCTCGCGCCCGCCGACGAGGCCCAGGTGGCGACGCTTGTCCAGGGAACCTGCGGGTACCTCGACCCGGAGTATTTGCTCACGTGCCAGCTCACCTGCAAgagcgacgtgtacagcttcgCGGTGGTGCTGCTGGAGCTCCTCACCGGGAGGAAGGCGTTCTGCCCGGACGGGCCGGAGGAGGATGACACCAGCCTCGCATTCTCCTTCGTCACGGCTGTCCAAGGGGGAAGGCACCGGGAGATCATGGACGGAAATGTCAGGGAGGAGCTCGGGGACGAGGTGATAGACGACGCCGCGGAGCTGGTTATACGGTGCCTGAGCTTGACCGGTGAGGAGAGGCCGACAATGATGGAGGTTGCCGACAAGATCGAGAGATTGAGAAGCTGCGCATGCAGAAATGCAACCGTATAG